One Carassius carassius chromosome 20, fCarCar2.1, whole genome shotgun sequence DNA segment encodes these proteins:
- the zeb1a gene encoding zinc finger E-box-binding homeobox 1 isoform X3, protein MATSAVRSLSSVPEATSDSDDEDKLHIVEEDSIADDPDQKSSVFQLKAARKLSDTCTQDDGSLGPDALIQEISVKEECVTDEEDGADDEVAGEEKQTETEHIYSDDPEEHQRTPERGVHDENGTPDTFSQLHTCPHCSRDYKRHTSLKDHIKLRHEKNEDNYCCSLCSYTFTYRTQLVRHMTSHTHIREQRTTSQSGGNRKFKCTECSKAFKYKHHLKEHLRIHSGEKPYECSNCRKRFSHSGSYSSHISSKKCASATPVVNGLPRTPGVKTALTVSHPTHILLREKVDITNKPLQEQLPLKQIKQEPIEQQPKPAPATPTIASTTTNGVPPPQGIIQTLVLPTVGLVQPISINLSDLQNALNAAMDGNVIRQVLTSTNANGTSAKIVGQVSAQPQAIMLQQQPQQTQPQVISAISLPVVGQDGNAKIFINYNPQLDSQLKAVKVNTTQPTVTQTNIAQAKSTNVAQPNVVQLQSVQSNSTETQISGTPRPTQVNIIKPFQTGNLSKPPSIIKITPAQAARLVQARAAQPKLTQQTLLLVRRADGTQSLVVRQIPVPSSNIQSTETKSTPEKTTNTPTAEKETTENTGSMEDRCEKQNLNAPPKIIIKTEPASPSEIKAEMQSEDENEMQTDKNKEGKQTTATTEAVAHSGTVHSGVTCGDNFHNYATCLLCDSSSSKRKPSDCEDSDAKASPTTISLTSLLDKDKSGAAERLLPLLKAYSQNQDPSEEQLSQVAKTVKLPLEAVSKWYQKMRSKKILLKTAGNLKNNQEKTTPPAAPEGTSSTQATCSPTQPPDDTSADTQSESATSPASPPTGVSTNDLIIVKTEDVEEELQCEPLDLSLPKSSSAQASTTTKLPVSTQKEPLNLTCLKKQLLPGNTIYVTQAGTGPLNIVTASLPTLVAIAEPGGIPCISTAISGNKRTILIPQLTYTYTTNPSVTTPDKSLTDTNGKVILNNCPKVPDTASDCVSEDQNDEESSLMKKKRKTVGGLYACDLCDKIFQKSSSLLRHKYEHTGKRPHECGICNKAFKHKHHLIEHTRLHSGEKPYQCDKCGKRFSHSGSYSQHMNHRYSYCKRDTHELPEQVSTSTPPSQLDSDERESDGEEEEDLIALDMSDIRVVRVGEDYEDEEESGGEEEQDRGLEEQETEEEGMVMEVEIGDADTLEEETVEAEDAMETEESKEEDTVLTNNEENTEMATED, encoded by the exons TGAGGAGTTTGAGCAGTGTGCCGGAGGCGACCTCAGATTCAGACGATGAAGACAAACTGCACATTGTAGAGGAGGACAGTATTGCTGACGATCCGGACCAAAAGTCCTCAGTATTTCAGCTCAAAGCAGCACGGAAGCTCTCCGATACATGCACACAGGACG ATGGCAGCCTGGGGCCAGATGCTTTAATACAAGAAATAAGTGTCAAAG aggaGTGTGTCACTGATGAGGAAGATGGTGCTGACGATGAAGTGGCCGGTGAGGAAAAGCAGACGGAAACCGAGCATATTTACTCAGACGACCCAGAGGAACATCAGAGAACGCCAGAGCGAGGGGTTCACGATGAGAACG GTACTCCTGACACATTCTCGCAGCTGCACACCTGTCCGCACTGTTCCCGCGATTACAAGCGTCACACGTCGCTGAAGGATCACATTAAACTACGCCATGAAAAGAACGAGGACAACTACTGCTGCTCCCTCTGTAGCTACACCTTCACCTACCGCACGCAGCTCGTCCGTCACatgacctcacacacacacatccgggAGCAG CGGACTACTTCTCAGTCAGgcggaaacagaaagttcaagtGTACAGAATGCTCCAAGGCCTTCAAATACAAACATCACCTGAAGGAGCACCTACGCATACACAGTG GTGAGAAGCCGTATGAGTGCTCTAACTGTCGGAAGCGTTTCTCACACTCGGGGTCCTACAGCTCTCACATTAGCAGTAAGAAGTGTGCGAGCGCGACCCCTGTGGTCAACGGCCTGCCTCGCACACCTGGAGTGAAAACGGCTCTTACCGTTTCTCACCCTACACATATCCTTCTGAGGGAGAAGGTGGACATAACCAACAAACCTCTGCAAGAGCAACTCCCCCTGAAACAGATCAAACAGGAGCCTATCGAACAGCAACCCAAACCTGCACCAGCAACACCCACAATAGCCTCCACCACTACCAATGGAGTCCCGCCTCCACAAGGCATCATCCAGACGTTGGTCCTGCCCACTGTCGGGCTTGTCCAGCCAATCAGTATTAACTTAAGTGACTTACAAAATGCGCTGAACGCAGCGATGGATGGTAATGTCATCAGACAGGTGTTGACTAGCACCAATGCAAACGGAACGAGCGCTAAAATCGTAGGTCAAGTGTCAGCGCAGCCGCAAGCCATCATGTTGCAGCAGCAGCCGCAGCAAACGCAACCACAGGTGATCTCCGCCATCTCTTTGCCCGTTGTGGGACAAGACGGAAATGCCAAAATTTTCATCAATTACAACCCCCAGCTGGACTCACAACTCAAAGCAGTAAAAGTGAACACAACGCAGCCCACAGTGACGCAAACCAATATAGCGCAGGCAAAATCGACCAATGTTGCACAGCCAAACGTGGTGCAGCTTCAGTCAGTACAGTCCAACTCGACCGAAACACAAATATCAGGGACACCTAGACCTACACAGGTAAACATCATTAAACCATTCCAAACCGGAAACCTCAGCAAACCGCCGTCTATCATCAAGATAACGCCTGCGCAGGCCGCCAGGTTGGTTCAAGCTCGGGCCGCACAACCAAAGCTCACCCAGCAAACTTTACTGCTGGTGAGAAGGGCTGATGGGACACAGAGCCTCGTCGTTCGACAAATACCTGTCCCTAGTTCCAACATACAGAGCACTGAGACTAAATCAACTCCAGAGAAGACTACAAACACTCCAACAGCAGAGAAGGAGACAACGGAAAATACAGGTTCGATGGAGGATAGATGTGAAAAACAAAACCTGAACGCACCACCAAAAATCATAATCAAAACCGAACCGGCCTCTCCGTCCGAGATCAAGGCCGAAATGCAGAGTGAAGATGAGAACGAGATGCAAACAGATAAAAATAAAGAAGGGaaacaaacaacagcaacaactgaGGCAGTGGCACACTCTGGAACGGTTCACAGCGGAGTCACCTGTGGAGATAACTTCCATAACTACGCAACATGTCTGCTTTGCGACAGCTCCTCGAGTAAACGTAAACCTTCAGACTGTGAAGACAGTGACGCCAAAGCGTCGCCCACAACTATATCTCTCACTTCTCTACTGGATAAGGATAAGAGTGGAGCAGCGGAACGCCTCCTTCCTCTTCTGAAGGCCTACAGTCAGAACCAAGATCCTAGTGAGGAGCAGCTGTCTCAGGTGGCCAAGACAGTCAAGTTACCTCTTGAGGCGGTCAGCAAGTGGTACCAGAAGATGCGCTCCAAGAAGATATTGCTCAAGACTGCAGGCAACCTGAAAAACAATCAAGAG AAAACTACACCACCTGCTGCACCTGAAGGAACGAGCTCCACCCAAGCCACCTGCAGTCCCACACAACCCCCTGACGACACCTCAGCAGACACCCAAAGTGAAAGCGCCACTTCACCCGCCTCCCCTCCAACCGGTGTCTCCACCAATGATCTCATCATTGTCAAGACAGAAGACGTAGAGGAGGAGCTGCAGTGTGAGCCTCTGGATCTCTCGCTCCCCAAGTCCAGCTCCGCTCAAGCCAGCACCACCACTAAGCTGCCGGTCTCTACCCAAAAGGAACCGCTCAACCTCACCTGCCTTAAGAAGCAACTGTTGCCAGGGAACACCATCTATGTGACGCAGGCTGGCACGGGTCCATTAAACATTGTGACCGCGTCACTGCCAACACTGGTTGCTATAGCAGAGCCAGGTGGTATTCCATGCATCAGCACAGCAATATCCGGTAACAAACGAACCATCCTCATCCCTCAGCTCACCTACACCTACACCACCAACCCCAGTGTCACAACACCCGACAAATCTTTGACAGACACAAATGGGAAGGTGATACTCAACAACTGTCCG AAGGTGCCGGACACGGCTTCAGACTGTGTGTCAGAGGACCAGAATGATGAAGAGTCATCTCTAATGAAGAAGAAAAGGAAAACTGTCGGTGGCCTGTACGCCTGCGATCTGTGTGACAAAATCTTCCAGAAGAGCAGCTCACTGCTGCGACACAAGTATGAACACACAG GTAAGCGACCTCACGAGTGCGGCATCTGTAATAAAGCTTTCAAACACAAGCACCACCTGATCGAGCACACCCGACTACACTCCGGAGAGAAGCCCTACCAGTGTGACAAGTGTGGGAAACGCTTCTCTCACTCGGGCTCTTATTCTCAGCACATGAACCACAGATACTCCTACTGCAAGAGAGACACTCATGAGCTGCCGGAGCAGGTCAGCACCTCCACTCCTCCCTCTCAGCTCGACTCggacgagagagagagcgacggagaggaggaagaggattTGATCGCTCTGGACATGAGCGATATCAGAGTGGTGCGAGTGGGAGAGGATTACGAAGATGAGGAGGAGAGTGGCGGAGAGGAAGAGCAGGACCGAGGACTTGAGGAGCAAGAGACTGAGGAAGAAGGAATGGTGATGGAAGTGGAGATCGGAGATGCTGACACTTTGGAGGAGGAAACTGTGGAAGCTGAAGATGCTATGGAGACGGAGGAATCAAAGGAGGAAGACACAGTTCTCACAAATAATGAAGAAAATACAGAGATGGCAACCGAGGACTGA
- the zeb1a gene encoding zinc finger E-box-binding homeobox 1 isoform X4: MADGPRCQRRKQTQTRRNNVRSLSSVPEATSDSDDEDKLHIVEEDSIADDPDQKSSVFQLKAARKLSDTCTQDEECVTDEEDGADDEVAGEEKQTETEHIYSDDPEEHQRTPERGVHDENGTPDTFSQLHTCPHCSRDYKRHTSLKDHIKLRHEKNEDNYCCSLCSYTFTYRTQLVRHMTSHTHIREQRTTSQSGGNRKFKCTECSKAFKYKHHLKEHLRIHSGEKPYECSNCRKRFSHSGSYSSHISSKKCASATPVVNGLPRTPGVKTALTVSHPTHILLREKVDITNKPLQEQLPLKQIKQEPIEQQPKPAPATPTIASTTTNGVPPPQGIIQTLVLPTVGLVQPISINLSDLQNALNAAMDGNVIRQVLTSTNANGTSAKIVGQVSAQPQAIMLQQQPQQTQPQVISAISLPVVGQDGNAKIFINYNPQLDSQLKAVKVNTTQPTVTQTNIAQAKSTNVAQPNVVQLQSVQSNSTETQISGTPRPTQVNIIKPFQTGNLSKPPSIIKITPAQAARLVQARAAQPKLTQQTLLLVRRADGTQSLVVRQIPVPSSNIQSTETKSTPEKTTNTPTAEKETTENTGSMEDRCEKQNLNAPPKIIIKTEPASPSEIKAEMQSEDENEMQTDKNKEGKQTTATTEAVAHSGTVHSGVTCGDNFHNYATCLLCDSSSSKRKPSDCEDSDAKASPTTISLTSLLDKDKSGAAERLLPLLKAYSQNQDPSEEQLSQVAKTVKLPLEAVSKWYQKMRSKKILLKTAGNLKNNQEKTTPPAAPEGTSSTQATCSPTQPPDDTSADTQSESATSPASPPTGVSTNDLIIVKTEDVEEELQCEPLDLSLPKSSSAQASTTTKLPVSTQKEPLNLTCLKKQLLPGNTIYVTQAGTGPLNIVTASLPTLVAIAEPGGIPCISTAISGNKRTILIPQLTYTYTTNPSVTTPDKSLTDTNGKVILNNCPKVPDTASDCVSEDQNDEESSLMKKKRKTVGGLYACDLCDKIFQKSSSLLRHKYEHTGKRPHECGICNKAFKHKHHLIEHTRLHSGEKPYQCDKCGKRFSHSGSYSQHMNHRYSYCKRDTHELPEQVSTSTPPSQLDSDERESDGEEEEDLIALDMSDIRVVRVGEDYEDEEESGGEEEQDRGLEEQETEEEGMVMEVEIGDADTLEEETVEAEDAMETEESKEEDTVLTNNEENTEMATED; encoded by the exons TGAGGAGTTTGAGCAGTGTGCCGGAGGCGACCTCAGATTCAGACGATGAAGACAAACTGCACATTGTAGAGGAGGACAGTATTGCTGACGATCCGGACCAAAAGTCCTCAGTATTTCAGCTCAAAGCAGCACGGAAGCTCTCCGATACATGCACACAGGACG aggaGTGTGTCACTGATGAGGAAGATGGTGCTGACGATGAAGTGGCCGGTGAGGAAAAGCAGACGGAAACCGAGCATATTTACTCAGACGACCCAGAGGAACATCAGAGAACGCCAGAGCGAGGGGTTCACGATGAGAACG GTACTCCTGACACATTCTCGCAGCTGCACACCTGTCCGCACTGTTCCCGCGATTACAAGCGTCACACGTCGCTGAAGGATCACATTAAACTACGCCATGAAAAGAACGAGGACAACTACTGCTGCTCCCTCTGTAGCTACACCTTCACCTACCGCACGCAGCTCGTCCGTCACatgacctcacacacacacatccgggAGCAG CGGACTACTTCTCAGTCAGgcggaaacagaaagttcaagtGTACAGAATGCTCCAAGGCCTTCAAATACAAACATCACCTGAAGGAGCACCTACGCATACACAGTG GTGAGAAGCCGTATGAGTGCTCTAACTGTCGGAAGCGTTTCTCACACTCGGGGTCCTACAGCTCTCACATTAGCAGTAAGAAGTGTGCGAGCGCGACCCCTGTGGTCAACGGCCTGCCTCGCACACCTGGAGTGAAAACGGCTCTTACCGTTTCTCACCCTACACATATCCTTCTGAGGGAGAAGGTGGACATAACCAACAAACCTCTGCAAGAGCAACTCCCCCTGAAACAGATCAAACAGGAGCCTATCGAACAGCAACCCAAACCTGCACCAGCAACACCCACAATAGCCTCCACCACTACCAATGGAGTCCCGCCTCCACAAGGCATCATCCAGACGTTGGTCCTGCCCACTGTCGGGCTTGTCCAGCCAATCAGTATTAACTTAAGTGACTTACAAAATGCGCTGAACGCAGCGATGGATGGTAATGTCATCAGACAGGTGTTGACTAGCACCAATGCAAACGGAACGAGCGCTAAAATCGTAGGTCAAGTGTCAGCGCAGCCGCAAGCCATCATGTTGCAGCAGCAGCCGCAGCAAACGCAACCACAGGTGATCTCCGCCATCTCTTTGCCCGTTGTGGGACAAGACGGAAATGCCAAAATTTTCATCAATTACAACCCCCAGCTGGACTCACAACTCAAAGCAGTAAAAGTGAACACAACGCAGCCCACAGTGACGCAAACCAATATAGCGCAGGCAAAATCGACCAATGTTGCACAGCCAAACGTGGTGCAGCTTCAGTCAGTACAGTCCAACTCGACCGAAACACAAATATCAGGGACACCTAGACCTACACAGGTAAACATCATTAAACCATTCCAAACCGGAAACCTCAGCAAACCGCCGTCTATCATCAAGATAACGCCTGCGCAGGCCGCCAGGTTGGTTCAAGCTCGGGCCGCACAACCAAAGCTCACCCAGCAAACTTTACTGCTGGTGAGAAGGGCTGATGGGACACAGAGCCTCGTCGTTCGACAAATACCTGTCCCTAGTTCCAACATACAGAGCACTGAGACTAAATCAACTCCAGAGAAGACTACAAACACTCCAACAGCAGAGAAGGAGACAACGGAAAATACAGGTTCGATGGAGGATAGATGTGAAAAACAAAACCTGAACGCACCACCAAAAATCATAATCAAAACCGAACCGGCCTCTCCGTCCGAGATCAAGGCCGAAATGCAGAGTGAAGATGAGAACGAGATGCAAACAGATAAAAATAAAGAAGGGaaacaaacaacagcaacaactgaGGCAGTGGCACACTCTGGAACGGTTCACAGCGGAGTCACCTGTGGAGATAACTTCCATAACTACGCAACATGTCTGCTTTGCGACAGCTCCTCGAGTAAACGTAAACCTTCAGACTGTGAAGACAGTGACGCCAAAGCGTCGCCCACAACTATATCTCTCACTTCTCTACTGGATAAGGATAAGAGTGGAGCAGCGGAACGCCTCCTTCCTCTTCTGAAGGCCTACAGTCAGAACCAAGATCCTAGTGAGGAGCAGCTGTCTCAGGTGGCCAAGACAGTCAAGTTACCTCTTGAGGCGGTCAGCAAGTGGTACCAGAAGATGCGCTCCAAGAAGATATTGCTCAAGACTGCAGGCAACCTGAAAAACAATCAAGAG AAAACTACACCACCTGCTGCACCTGAAGGAACGAGCTCCACCCAAGCCACCTGCAGTCCCACACAACCCCCTGACGACACCTCAGCAGACACCCAAAGTGAAAGCGCCACTTCACCCGCCTCCCCTCCAACCGGTGTCTCCACCAATGATCTCATCATTGTCAAGACAGAAGACGTAGAGGAGGAGCTGCAGTGTGAGCCTCTGGATCTCTCGCTCCCCAAGTCCAGCTCCGCTCAAGCCAGCACCACCACTAAGCTGCCGGTCTCTACCCAAAAGGAACCGCTCAACCTCACCTGCCTTAAGAAGCAACTGTTGCCAGGGAACACCATCTATGTGACGCAGGCTGGCACGGGTCCATTAAACATTGTGACCGCGTCACTGCCAACACTGGTTGCTATAGCAGAGCCAGGTGGTATTCCATGCATCAGCACAGCAATATCCGGTAACAAACGAACCATCCTCATCCCTCAGCTCACCTACACCTACACCACCAACCCCAGTGTCACAACACCCGACAAATCTTTGACAGACACAAATGGGAAGGTGATACTCAACAACTGTCCG AAGGTGCCGGACACGGCTTCAGACTGTGTGTCAGAGGACCAGAATGATGAAGAGTCATCTCTAATGAAGAAGAAAAGGAAAACTGTCGGTGGCCTGTACGCCTGCGATCTGTGTGACAAAATCTTCCAGAAGAGCAGCTCACTGCTGCGACACAAGTATGAACACACAG GTAAGCGACCTCACGAGTGCGGCATCTGTAATAAAGCTTTCAAACACAAGCACCACCTGATCGAGCACACCCGACTACACTCCGGAGAGAAGCCCTACCAGTGTGACAAGTGTGGGAAACGCTTCTCTCACTCGGGCTCTTATTCTCAGCACATGAACCACAGATACTCCTACTGCAAGAGAGACACTCATGAGCTGCCGGAGCAGGTCAGCACCTCCACTCCTCCCTCTCAGCTCGACTCggacgagagagagagcgacggagaggaggaagaggattTGATCGCTCTGGACATGAGCGATATCAGAGTGGTGCGAGTGGGAGAGGATTACGAAGATGAGGAGGAGAGTGGCGGAGAGGAAGAGCAGGACCGAGGACTTGAGGAGCAAGAGACTGAGGAAGAAGGAATGGTGATGGAAGTGGAGATCGGAGATGCTGACACTTTGGAGGAGGAAACTGTGGAAGCTGAAGATGCTATGGAGACGGAGGAATCAAAGGAGGAAGACACAGTTCTCACAAATAATGAAGAAAATACAGAGATGGCAACCGAGGACTGA
- the zeb1a gene encoding zinc finger E-box-binding homeobox 1 isoform X2, which yields MADGPRCQRRKQTQTRRNNVRSLSSVPEATSDSDDEDKLHIVEEDSIADDPDQKSSVFQLKAARKLSDTCTQDDGSLGPDALIQEISVKEECVTDEEDGADDEVAGEEKQTETEHIYSDDPEEHQRTPERGVHDENGTPDTFSQLHTCPHCSRDYKRHTSLKDHIKLRHEKNEDNYCCSLCSYTFTYRTQLVRHMTSHTHIREQRTTSQSGGNRKFKCTECSKAFKYKHHLKEHLRIHSGEKPYECSNCRKRFSHSGSYSSHISSKKCASATPVVNGLPRTPGVKTALTVSHPTHILLREKVDITNKPLQEQLPLKQIKQEPIEQQPKPAPATPTIASTTTNGVPPPQGIIQTLVLPTVGLVQPISINLSDLQNALNAAMDGNVIRQVLTSTNANGTSAKIVGQVSAQPQAIMLQQQPQQTQPQVISAISLPVVGQDGNAKIFINYNPQLDSQLKAVKVNTTQPTVTQTNIAQAKSTNVAQPNVVQLQSVQSNSTETQISGTPRPTQVNIIKPFQTGNLSKPPSIIKITPAQAARLVQARAAQPKLTQQTLLLVRRADGTQSLVVRQIPVPSSNIQSTETKSTPEKTTNTPTAEKETTENTGSMEDRCEKQNLNAPPKIIIKTEPASPSEIKAEMQSEDENEMQTDKNKEGKQTTATTEAVAHSGTVHSGVTCGDNFHNYATCLLCDSSSSKRKPSDCEDSDAKASPTTISLTSLLDKDKSGAAERLLPLLKAYSQNQDPSEEQLSQVAKTVKLPLEAVSKWYQKMRSKKILLKTAGNLKNNQEKTTPPAAPEGTSSTQATCSPTQPPDDTSADTQSESATSPASPPTGVSTNDLIIVKTEDVEEELQCEPLDLSLPKSSSAQASTTTKLPVSTQKEPLNLTCLKKQLLPGNTIYVTQAGTGPLNIVTASLPTLVAIAEPGGIPCISTAISGNKRTILIPQLTYTYTTNPSVTTPDKSLTDTNGKVILNNCPVPDTASDCVSEDQNDEESSLMKKKRKTVGGLYACDLCDKIFQKSSSLLRHKYEHTGKRPHECGICNKAFKHKHHLIEHTRLHSGEKPYQCDKCGKRFSHSGSYSQHMNHRYSYCKRDTHELPEQVSTSTPPSQLDSDERESDGEEEEDLIALDMSDIRVVRVGEDYEDEEESGGEEEQDRGLEEQETEEEGMVMEVEIGDADTLEEETVEAEDAMETEESKEEDTVLTNNEENTEMATED from the exons TGAGGAGTTTGAGCAGTGTGCCGGAGGCGACCTCAGATTCAGACGATGAAGACAAACTGCACATTGTAGAGGAGGACAGTATTGCTGACGATCCGGACCAAAAGTCCTCAGTATTTCAGCTCAAAGCAGCACGGAAGCTCTCCGATACATGCACACAGGACG ATGGCAGCCTGGGGCCAGATGCTTTAATACAAGAAATAAGTGTCAAAG aggaGTGTGTCACTGATGAGGAAGATGGTGCTGACGATGAAGTGGCCGGTGAGGAAAAGCAGACGGAAACCGAGCATATTTACTCAGACGACCCAGAGGAACATCAGAGAACGCCAGAGCGAGGGGTTCACGATGAGAACG GTACTCCTGACACATTCTCGCAGCTGCACACCTGTCCGCACTGTTCCCGCGATTACAAGCGTCACACGTCGCTGAAGGATCACATTAAACTACGCCATGAAAAGAACGAGGACAACTACTGCTGCTCCCTCTGTAGCTACACCTTCACCTACCGCACGCAGCTCGTCCGTCACatgacctcacacacacacatccgggAGCAG CGGACTACTTCTCAGTCAGgcggaaacagaaagttcaagtGTACAGAATGCTCCAAGGCCTTCAAATACAAACATCACCTGAAGGAGCACCTACGCATACACAGTG GTGAGAAGCCGTATGAGTGCTCTAACTGTCGGAAGCGTTTCTCACACTCGGGGTCCTACAGCTCTCACATTAGCAGTAAGAAGTGTGCGAGCGCGACCCCTGTGGTCAACGGCCTGCCTCGCACACCTGGAGTGAAAACGGCTCTTACCGTTTCTCACCCTACACATATCCTTCTGAGGGAGAAGGTGGACATAACCAACAAACCTCTGCAAGAGCAACTCCCCCTGAAACAGATCAAACAGGAGCCTATCGAACAGCAACCCAAACCTGCACCAGCAACACCCACAATAGCCTCCACCACTACCAATGGAGTCCCGCCTCCACAAGGCATCATCCAGACGTTGGTCCTGCCCACTGTCGGGCTTGTCCAGCCAATCAGTATTAACTTAAGTGACTTACAAAATGCGCTGAACGCAGCGATGGATGGTAATGTCATCAGACAGGTGTTGACTAGCACCAATGCAAACGGAACGAGCGCTAAAATCGTAGGTCAAGTGTCAGCGCAGCCGCAAGCCATCATGTTGCAGCAGCAGCCGCAGCAAACGCAACCACAGGTGATCTCCGCCATCTCTTTGCCCGTTGTGGGACAAGACGGAAATGCCAAAATTTTCATCAATTACAACCCCCAGCTGGACTCACAACTCAAAGCAGTAAAAGTGAACACAACGCAGCCCACAGTGACGCAAACCAATATAGCGCAGGCAAAATCGACCAATGTTGCACAGCCAAACGTGGTGCAGCTTCAGTCAGTACAGTCCAACTCGACCGAAACACAAATATCAGGGACACCTAGACCTACACAGGTAAACATCATTAAACCATTCCAAACCGGAAACCTCAGCAAACCGCCGTCTATCATCAAGATAACGCCTGCGCAGGCCGCCAGGTTGGTTCAAGCTCGGGCCGCACAACCAAAGCTCACCCAGCAAACTTTACTGCTGGTGAGAAGGGCTGATGGGACACAGAGCCTCGTCGTTCGACAAATACCTGTCCCTAGTTCCAACATACAGAGCACTGAGACTAAATCAACTCCAGAGAAGACTACAAACACTCCAACAGCAGAGAAGGAGACAACGGAAAATACAGGTTCGATGGAGGATAGATGTGAAAAACAAAACCTGAACGCACCACCAAAAATCATAATCAAAACCGAACCGGCCTCTCCGTCCGAGATCAAGGCCGAAATGCAGAGTGAAGATGAGAACGAGATGCAAACAGATAAAAATAAAGAAGGGaaacaaacaacagcaacaactgaGGCAGTGGCACACTCTGGAACGGTTCACAGCGGAGTCACCTGTGGAGATAACTTCCATAACTACGCAACATGTCTGCTTTGCGACAGCTCCTCGAGTAAACGTAAACCTTCAGACTGTGAAGACAGTGACGCCAAAGCGTCGCCCACAACTATATCTCTCACTTCTCTACTGGATAAGGATAAGAGTGGAGCAGCGGAACGCCTCCTTCCTCTTCTGAAGGCCTACAGTCAGAACCAAGATCCTAGTGAGGAGCAGCTGTCTCAGGTGGCCAAGACAGTCAAGTTACCTCTTGAGGCGGTCAGCAAGTGGTACCAGAAGATGCGCTCCAAGAAGATATTGCTCAAGACTGCAGGCAACCTGAAAAACAATCAAGAG AAAACTACACCACCTGCTGCACCTGAAGGAACGAGCTCCACCCAAGCCACCTGCAGTCCCACACAACCCCCTGACGACACCTCAGCAGACACCCAAAGTGAAAGCGCCACTTCACCCGCCTCCCCTCCAACCGGTGTCTCCACCAATGATCTCATCATTGTCAAGACAGAAGACGTAGAGGAGGAGCTGCAGTGTGAGCCTCTGGATCTCTCGCTCCCCAAGTCCAGCTCCGCTCAAGCCAGCACCACCACTAAGCTGCCGGTCTCTACCCAAAAGGAACCGCTCAACCTCACCTGCCTTAAGAAGCAACTGTTGCCAGGGAACACCATCTATGTGACGCAGGCTGGCACGGGTCCATTAAACATTGTGACCGCGTCACTGCCAACACTGGTTGCTATAGCAGAGCCAGGTGGTATTCCATGCATCAGCACAGCAATATCCGGTAACAAACGAACCATCCTCATCCCTCAGCTCACCTACACCTACACCACCAACCCCAGTGTCACAACACCCGACAAATCTTTGACAGACACAAATGGGAAGGTGATACTCAACAACTGTCCG GTGCCGGACACGGCTTCAGACTGTGTGTCAGAGGACCAGAATGATGAAGAGTCATCTCTAATGAAGAAGAAAAGGAAAACTGTCGGTGGCCTGTACGCCTGCGATCTGTGTGACAAAATCTTCCAGAAGAGCAGCTCACTGCTGCGACACAAGTATGAACACACAG GTAAGCGACCTCACGAGTGCGGCATCTGTAATAAAGCTTTCAAACACAAGCACCACCTGATCGAGCACACCCGACTACACTCCGGAGAGAAGCCCTACCAGTGTGACAAGTGTGGGAAACGCTTCTCTCACTCGGGCTCTTATTCTCAGCACATGAACCACAGATACTCCTACTGCAAGAGAGACACTCATGAGCTGCCGGAGCAGGTCAGCACCTCCACTCCTCCCTCTCAGCTCGACTCggacgagagagagagcgacggagaggaggaagaggattTGATCGCTCTGGACATGAGCGATATCAGAGTGGTGCGAGTGGGAGAGGATTACGAAGATGAGGAGGAGAGTGGCGGAGAGGAAGAGCAGGACCGAGGACTTGAGGAGCAAGAGACTGAGGAAGAAGGAATGGTGATGGAAGTGGAGATCGGAGATGCTGACACTTTGGAGGAGGAAACTGTGGAAGCTGAAGATGCTATGGAGACGGAGGAATCAAAGGAGGAAGACACAGTTCTCACAAATAATGAAGAAAATACAGAGATGGCAACCGAGGACTGA